The nucleotide sequence CTGCTGGTACTTTTTTTTAATCCCCTGAGCTGTTTTTTTAGCTTCAGCAAAAGAGCGATAAGGGCCCAGACGGACGCGGTGAAAAAGACCTTGGTCCGGGATGGGGCGGCTGTTGATGTAGGCCCTGTAACCACGCTGGGAAAAAAGATCTCTGAACTTCTCAGCGGTGGAAAGGCGCCGAACCGCTATGACCTGGACTGCATATTGGCGTTCTTTCTTTTTTATCGAAGGTGGCGGGGACGCGGGCTGGGTTGCTTCAGGCCTGGCGGCCCGCGGTTTTGCCACAGCTGGTACTGGTCTATGAGTTTTTTCCTGGATCATTGAGGCGGCAATCTTTCTTTGCCGTTCCTTGAAATACAAAGGCCGACCGCCTAACTCGATGGCCCGGTTGATCCTTTTTAATGCTTCGATTTTTTCACCCCGGGCCAGATGGATTTCCGCCAGGGTGTCCCAGTATCTGGGTTGGTCAGGCTGGAGGATCAGGGCTCGTTCAATGAGTTGCAGGGCTATATCGAGGCTTCGTCTTTTTTCAGCCAGAGCCCGGGCCAGGTTATTCATGATGTCCGGATCATCAGGAGTCTGGACCAGGGCCTCACTGTAAGCCTCGATGGCCTCTTCGTATTGTTTGTTTTCAAGGTAAGCCTGGCCAAGGTTCTTGTAGGCGCCCGGATATTTGGGGTCGAGCGCGGTCAGGGCCTTAAAGACTTGAATGGCCTTGGCGGGCTGACCGAGTTTTTCATAACCCAGGCCCAGGTAATTGTAAGCCCTGCAATGATCTGGGTTCAGGGAAACATCTATCTCCAGGGCCTCGACGGCTTCCTGGTACTGCTGGGATTCGAATTGACGTATGCCTCGATCGAAATACTGGTTGTCTATGTAGTAGAGAATAGCAAAACCCTGAGGCGTTTTAAATGCCCGGCTGAACTGGCTTGGATTGAGACGACCCAGGATTTCACGGTGCGGAGAATCAAGCTCCCAGATTATAACCAGTCCCATGTGCCCGTATTTTTTTGCGCTTGAGTGAATGGAATACTGCTGGGCCAGTTTTGCAAAGTTGGCGCCCTTGGTTAACTGGAGGTGTATTTTTTCAGCCTCATCTTTGGTCTTGACCAGGATTATCCTGGCGGGAACGACCACCGGCCGTTTTTTTATTGTGATTTGCTTCTTCCCGACACAGCCTGCCGCGAAAACCAGCACTCCGGCCATTATAACCGATACAGGCAAATAAAGATAAAGACGCTTGAAGGCAAATGGAGTTAAAGAAACGTGATTTTTGACAAGGTGCAAAATTATACTTGTGCGGTAAATTTGTTTCATAGGGTGGAAATGCAGTTGATCGCGGGCCTGAAAATTTTTATTTTTTTTATCATACCAAAACCCCGCTTAAAAATCGGAATGATCGTCTACAAGGGATGAGGATAAATATTTTAAAGGATTTTCTCCTTTTTATTCACGGTCTTGGCCTCATCGTCCAGGAAAGACTGAGCCGCCTTAGTTCAAGTTCGGTTAAATGGATAAGCAGGCCGGGCCGGCTTGGGACGGGGTGGGGGCTCCGCCTCTTGCAGCGGCGGCCGCTCCTTTTTTAACCTGGACTCCGATTCGGTCTGCAGGGACTTGATCAGGGCTTCCTGCGCTCGAAGCCTGGATTTAATATCCTCTAGTTCTTTTTC is from Deltaproteobacteria bacterium and encodes:
- a CDS encoding tetratricopeptide repeat protein, whose translation is MAGVLVFAAGCVGKKQITIKKRPVVVPARIILVKTKDEAEKIHLQLTKGANFAKLAQQYSIHSSAKKYGHMGLVIIWELDSPHREILGRLNPSQFSRAFKTPQGFAILYYIDNQYFDRGIRQFESQQYQEAVEALEIDVSLNPDHCRAYNYLGLGYEKLGQPAKAIQVFKALTALDPKYPGAYKNLGQAYLENKQYEEAIEAYSEALVQTPDDPDIMNNLARALAEKRRSLDIALQLIERALILQPDQPRYWDTLAEIHLARGEKIEALKRINRAIELGGRPLYFKERQRKIAASMIQEKTHRPVPAVAKPRAARPEATQPASPPPSIKKKERQYAVQVIAVRRLSTAEKFRDLFSQRGYRAYINSRPIPDQGLFHRVRLGPYRSFAEAKKTAQGIKKKYQQDYIIFEEKR